One segment of Caldisalinibacter kiritimatiensis DNA contains the following:
- a CDS encoding dicarboxylate/amino acid:cation symporter yields PGIADLGKGAGKLLGLTAAIAYFSAIIAGILAFFIGSQILPNVIKAAELVEKGGPDLSPYFSIDIPAMMGVMTALVTAFVLGLGMAYIKGDTLFKALRDFQNVVELVVKYVLIPLIPFHIAGIFAKLTTAGEIFRTLKAFSSVFILIITLQLSYILVQYIIAGIFSGKNPLRAIKNMLPAYFTALGTQSSAATIPVTLQSARKNEVSEDIIDFVIPLGATIHLAGDTITLVLASMGVMLISGQTPTFATMLPFILLLGITMVAAPGIPGGGVYAALGLLKDMLMFTQPQQGLMIALHFAQDSFGTATNVTGDGAIAILIDSIAKRRNKKTD; encoded by the coding sequence CTCCTGGTATTGCTGATTTGGGAAAAGGTGCAGGAAAATTATTAGGATTAACAGCAGCAATAGCTTATTTTTCCGCAATTATTGCTGGAATTTTAGCATTCTTTATAGGTTCGCAAATATTACCTAATGTAATTAAGGCTGCAGAATTAGTTGAAAAAGGAGGTCCCGATTTATCCCCATATTTTTCAATAGATATTCCTGCTATGATGGGTGTAATGACTGCTTTAGTAACTGCATTTGTATTAGGACTCGGTATGGCTTATATAAAAGGTGATACTTTATTTAAGGCATTGAGAGATTTTCAAAATGTAGTTGAATTAGTTGTAAAATATGTTTTAATACCTTTAATACCATTTCATATTGCAGGTATCTTTGCTAAGCTAACAACAGCAGGTGAAATTTTTAGAACACTAAAAGCCTTTTCATCAGTATTCATACTAATCATTACTTTACAACTTAGTTATATACTAGTTCAATATATTATTGCTGGTATATTTAGTGGTAAAAATCCACTTAGAGCGATAAAAAACATGTTACCTGCATACTTCACAGCACTAGGTACTCAATCTTCAGCGGCAACTATCCCAGTTACACTACAAAGTGCTCGTAAAAATGAGGTATCAGAAGATATCATAGACTTTGTTATACCTTTAGGAGCAACTATACACCTAGCAGGTGATACTATTACATTAGTTCTTGCTTCAATGGGCGTAATGCTAATATCAGGTCAAACTCCAACTTTTGCAACAATGCTACCATTTATACTACTATTAGGTATTACTATGGTTGCCGCACCTGGTATCCCAGGTGGTGGAGTATACGCTGCATTAGGATTATTAAAGGATATGCTTATGTTTACTCAACCACAACAAGGTCTAATGATTGCACTTCATTTTGCTCAAGATAGCTTTGGAACAGCTACTAATGTTACAGGTGATGGAGCAATTGCAATTTTAATTGATTCCATTGCTAAGAGAAGAAATAAAAAAACAGACTAA
- a CDS encoding MDR family MFS transporter: protein MGIKEELKTYVGLPKSIYVLFFARIINSMGAFVFPFLTFFLTENLGMGEEIAGKFVFMSAMSYVPGSIIGGKLSDHIGRKKIIIFFQALAAICFIPCAFLGNSIVVPWLLILAGVFGGAAQPAYSAMMADLTNTDNRKPAFSLLYLGINIGFAVGPLIAGILYNNYIEWIFLGDAATTFISLILIMIYVHESLPTEDEIEQSKELDTNERAEEGNLFEVLLKRPQLLAFALVSTIYSFVYAQHSFALAIQVKDIFGMDKGTVFFGMLGTTNALVVVVMTLFLTSLTKKLKPILNISIAGILNAIGFGIIYYIAEFPMFVFSTIVWTMGEILNVTNSGVYIANHAPMTHRGRFNTILSIITGAGFALSPVIMGSFIENHGVRQVWPLVFVLSMGAAVLMYILYRVEKSQEQKKDCIKL from the coding sequence ATGGGGATTAAAGAAGAATTGAAGACGTATGTAGGACTTCCTAAAAGTATATACGTTTTATTTTTTGCAAGAATAATTAATAGTATGGGGGCATTTGTTTTTCCTTTCTTGACCTTTTTTTTAACAGAGAATTTAGGTATGGGAGAAGAAATAGCTGGTAAATTTGTATTTATGTCAGCTATGTCATACGTTCCTGGCTCAATTATTGGTGGTAAGTTATCGGACCATATTGGACGAAAGAAAATTATAATATTCTTTCAAGCATTAGCTGCTATTTGTTTTATTCCTTGTGCTTTTCTTGGAAATTCAATTGTAGTACCATGGCTTTTAATTTTGGCAGGTGTATTTGGTGGAGCTGCTCAGCCTGCATATAGTGCTATGATGGCAGACTTAACTAATACTGATAATAGGAAACCAGCTTTTTCGTTATTATATTTAGGAATAAATATTGGATTTGCAGTAGGTCCATTGATTGCAGGGATTCTATATAATAACTATATAGAGTGGATATTTTTAGGAGATGCTGCAACCACATTTATTTCATTAATACTAATTATGATTTATGTACATGAATCACTTCCAACTGAAGATGAAATTGAACAGAGTAAAGAATTAGATACTAATGAAAGAGCAGAGGAAGGTAATTTATTCGAAGTATTATTAAAAAGACCTCAGCTTCTTGCGTTCGCACTTGTATCTACTATTTATTCCTTTGTATATGCTCAACATTCCTTTGCTTTAGCTATACAGGTAAAGGATATATTTGGTATGGATAAAGGTACTGTATTTTTTGGTATGTTAGGTACTACAAATGCTTTAGTGGTTGTTGTAATGACATTGTTTTTAACAAGTTTGACAAAGAAATTAAAGCCAATATTAAATATTTCAATAGCAGGAATTTTAAATGCTATAGGATTTGGCATTATATATTATATAGCAGAATTCCCTATGTTTGTATTTTCTACAATTGTATGGACAATGGGGGAAATACTTAATGTTACAAATTCTGGAGTATATATAGCTAATCATGCTCCAATGACCCATAGAGGAAGATTTAATACAATATTATCAATTATAACAGGAGCAGGGTTTGCTCTAAGTCCGGTAATAATGGGGTCTTTTATCGAAAATCATGGTGTAAGGCAAGTTTGGCCATTGGTATTTGTGCTTTCAATGGGCGCTGCAGTATTGATGTATATTTTGTATAGAGTAGAAAAATCACAAGAACAGAAAAAAGATTGTATTAAATTATAG
- a CDS encoding spore coat protein, producing MMQEKDMVSDVLSMTKASMADYTKAIGCTSNQELRRVYQQLRDEAEKFQYELGKIATQKGYYTSPQNATQQDRQQLKSQLSQGMNQTTTNQGTNRGMRS from the coding sequence ATGATGCAAGAAAAAGATATGGTAAGTGATGTTTTATCAATGACTAAGGCTAGTATGGCTGATTATACAAAAGCAATTGGCTGTACATCAAATCAAGAGTTAAGACGTGTATATCAGCAATTAAGAGATGAAGCTGAAAAATTCCAATATGAATTAGGAAAAATAGCTACACAAAAAGGTTACTATACATCACCTCAAAATGCTACTCAACAAGATAGACAACAACTTAAATCACAATTAAGTCAAGGAATGAATCAAACTACAACAAATCAAGGTACAAATCGAGGAATGAGAAGCTAA
- a CDS encoding O-acetyl-ADP-ribose deacetylase produces MKDSSIELIYKDTQIKVLQDDITKQDTEAIVNAANSSLMGGGGVDGAIHRAGGPQILEECKEIRKTKGKCPTGEAVITSGGNLRAKYVIHTVGPIWHGGDNNEPQLLKNAYKNSLILAYNNNINSISFPSISTGAYRYPIEKASDIALTAVKEILDKHSFKEIRFILFSKNDFDIYKRKINHILK; encoded by the coding sequence ATGAAGGATAGTTCTATTGAGCTAATCTATAAAGATACACAAATTAAAGTCTTACAAGATGATATTACTAAACAAGATACAGAAGCCATAGTAAATGCAGCTAATTCCAGTTTAATGGGTGGTGGCGGTGTGGATGGTGCTATCCATAGAGCCGGAGGACCACAAATACTAGAGGAGTGTAAAGAGATTAGAAAGACAAAGGGGAAATGTCCAACAGGTGAAGCAGTTATAACATCTGGTGGAAATTTAAGAGCCAAATATGTAATACACACAGTTGGACCAATATGGCACGGTGGTGATAATAATGAACCACAATTACTTAAAAATGCTTATAAAAATAGTTTAATACTAGCTTATAATAATAATATTAATAGTATTTCATTTCCATCTATTAGTACTGGAGCTTATAGATATCCAATAGAGAAGGCTAGTGATATAGCATTAACAGCTGTAAAAGAAATTTTAGATAAACATTCTTTTAAAGAAATTAGGTTTATTTTATTTTCAAAAAATGATTTTGATATATATAAAAGAAAGATAAATCACATTTTGAAATAA
- a CDS encoding GNAT family N-acetyltransferase yields MVTVEKIKKKELNSLSKLYSQLVNEESIMSNMIKAFNSIENNPNYYLMGVKLNQKLIGSAMAIICYDLVRECRPFMVIENVIIDKNYRGNGYGGTLINKIEDIAKKKNCHYIMLLSNKNRAKSHKFYSKHGYNCDNIGFKKYL; encoded by the coding sequence ATGGTAACAGTTGAAAAAATCAAGAAAAAGGAATTAAATTCATTATCAAAATTATATAGTCAATTAGTAAATGAAGAAAGCATTATGAGTAATATGATTAAAGCTTTTAATAGCATAGAGAATAATCCAAATTATTATCTGATGGGAGTAAAACTAAATCAAAAACTGATAGGAAGCGCAATGGCAATAATTTGTTATGATTTAGTTAGAGAATGTAGACCATTTATGGTAATTGAAAATGTAATTATAGATAAAAATTATAGAGGAAATGGCTATGGAGGTACTTTAATAAATAAAATAGAAGATATAGCTAAAAAGAAAAATTGTCACTATATAATGTTACTTTCCAACAAAAACAGGGCTAAATCCCATAAATTTTACTCAAAACATGGATATAACTGTGATAATATAGGGTTTAAGAAATATTTATAA
- a CDS encoding YkuS family protein: MNNKIVVENTLNSHIDFLKNSGYDVHKLYQNKNLNNIQSNVYDAIVISSLANTPMSSNNLPNTPIIEAEGKTPEEVYDMIKTNIQ; this comes from the coding sequence TTGAATAATAAAATAGTTGTTGAAAATACTCTTAATTCACATATAGATTTCCTTAAAAATTCAGGTTATGATGTGCACAAGTTATACCAAAATAAAAACCTAAATAATATACAATCAAATGTATATGATGCTATTGTAATTTCTAGCCTAGCTAACACACCTATGTCATCTAATAATTTACCTAACACACCTATTATTGAGGCCGAAGGTAAAACACCTGAAGAAGTCTATGATATGATTAAAACAAACATACAATAA
- the glpK gene encoding glycerol kinase GlpK, with amino-acid sequence MNKYILAFDQGTTSSRAILFDSKARVVGVAQKEFKQIYPKAGWVEHDPLEIWNTQVTVAKEILKKTNTKPEQIAAIGITNQRETTVVWDKNTGKPICNAIVWQCRRTADICSELNRKGFQKYIKENTGLIIDAYFSATKVKWILDNIEGAREKANRGELLFGTIDTWLIWNLTKGKLHITDYSNASRTMMYNIKKLQWDENILEELDIPYAMLPKVRQSSEVYGVTDRDIFDGVEIPIAGIAGDQQAALFGQACFEVGTAKNTYGTGCFLLMNTGENIVKTDNGLLTTIAWGINGKVEYALEGSIFMAGAIVQWLRDELQLIEDVKESEHLATKVEDNNGVYLVPAFVGLGAPYWDMYARGTIMGLTRGANKAHIVRAALEAIAYQTRDVLDTMQQDAKTELKFLKVDGGAVSNNFLMQFQSDILNVPVYRPKVTETTALGAAYLSGLAVGYWNNKKDIVNNWSIDRVFRPNIDEEVKQKLYKGWKRAVNRAMNWETERD; translated from the coding sequence ATAAATAAATATATTTTAGCCTTCGACCAAGGAACTACTAGTTCAAGGGCAATATTATTTGACAGTAAAGCTAGAGTTGTTGGTGTTGCACAAAAGGAGTTTAAACAGATTTATCCAAAGGCAGGTTGGGTAGAGCATGACCCACTAGAAATATGGAACACACAGGTAACTGTGGCAAAGGAAATTTTAAAAAAAACTAATACAAAACCAGAACAAATAGCTGCTATAGGTATTACAAATCAAAGAGAAACTACTGTAGTTTGGGACAAGAATACAGGTAAACCTATATGTAATGCAATTGTTTGGCAGTGTAGAAGGACAGCAGATATATGCTCTGAGCTGAATAGAAAAGGTTTTCAGAAATATATAAAAGAAAACACAGGACTTATAATAGATGCGTATTTTTCTGCAACAAAGGTAAAATGGATACTTGATAATATTGAAGGTGCAAGAGAAAAGGCTAATCGAGGAGAATTATTATTTGGAACTATAGATACATGGTTAATCTGGAATCTTACAAAGGGAAAACTCCATATAACTGATTATTCAAATGCTTCAAGAACTATGATGTATAATATTAAAAAATTACAATGGGATGAAAATATATTAGAAGAGCTGGATATACCTTATGCAATGTTACCTAAAGTAAGACAATCAAGTGAAGTGTATGGAGTAACAGATAGAGATATATTTGATGGTGTTGAGATTCCTATAGCAGGTATAGCAGGTGACCAGCAAGCAGCTTTATTTGGGCAAGCATGCTTTGAAGTGGGAACTGCAAAAAATACATATGGAACAGGTTGTTTTTTATTAATGAATACAGGAGAAAATATAGTAAAGACTGATAATGGACTATTAACTACTATAGCATGGGGAATAAATGGAAAGGTTGAATATGCATTAGAAGGTAGCATATTTATGGCTGGTGCTATTGTGCAGTGGTTAAGAGATGAATTACAACTTATAGAGGATGTTAAAGAAAGCGAGCATCTTGCTACTAAGGTAGAAGACAATAATGGTGTATATTTAGTACCAGCTTTTGTTGGTTTAGGTGCTCCTTATTGGGATATGTATGCTAGAGGGACTATAATGGGTCTTACAAGGGGAGCTAATAAAGCTCACATAGTTAGAGCTGCATTAGAAGCAATAGCTTATCAAACTAGAGATGTATTAGATACTATGCAACAAGATGCTAAAACTGAGCTTAAATTTTTAAAAGTTGACGGTGGTGCTGTATCTAATAATTTTCTTATGCAATTTCAATCGGATATATTAAATGTTCCTGTATATAGACCAAAGGTTACTGAAACAACGGCTCTTGGTGCTGCTTATTTATCTGGATTAGCAGTTGGTTATTGGAACAACAAGAAAGATATCGTTAACAACTGGAGTATAGACAGGGTGTTTAGACCTAACATTGACGAAGAGGTTAAGCAAAAACTGTATAAAGGATGGAAAAGAGCAGTTAACAGAGCAATGAATTGGGAAACTGAGAGGGACTAA
- a CDS encoding glycerol-3-phosphate responsive antiterminator gives MGENFFSTIYDNPIISAVNDVYALDKAIKSPCKIIFLLAGSIFNLKQIVKKARDNEMQIYVHIDLIDGFSKDMVALRYINENIKPDGIITTKSNLIKIAKDMNLFAIQRLFILDSLSLETGKKSIRATKPDAVEILPGIMPKIIKEIHRETRIPIIAGGLIKDKEDVINSIKSGAIGISTSKENIWYL, from the coding sequence TTGGGAGAGAATTTTTTTAGTACGATATACGATAATCCAATCATATCAGCAGTAAATGACGTATATGCATTAGATAAAGCTATAAAATCACCTTGTAAGATTATTTTTTTATTGGCAGGTAGTATATTTAATCTTAAACAAATAGTGAAGAAAGCAAGAGATAATGAGATGCAAATATATGTACATATTGATTTAATAGACGGATTTTCTAAAGATATGGTAGCATTAAGATATATTAATGAAAATATTAAACCAGACGGTATAATAACGACTAAAAGTAATTTAATAAAAATAGCTAAAGATATGAATTTGTTTGCAATACAAAGATTATTTATATTAGATTCACTATCTCTTGAAACTGGAAAAAAATCTATACGAGCAACAAAACCTGATGCGGTGGAAATTTTGCCAGGTATTATGCCTAAAATTATAAAAGAAATTCATAGAGAAACTAGAATACCTATAATTGCTGGAGGATTAATAAAGGATAAAGAAGATGTGATAAATAGTATAAAAAGTGGTGCTATAGGTATATCAACTAGTAAAGAGAACATATGGTATTTATAG
- the cobO gene encoding cob(I)yrinic acid a,c-diamide adenosyltransferase, with protein sequence MILYNGNTRKVIDFSICRRDIMKKGYIHVYTGNGKGKTTAALGLSVRAVCAGKKVYFAQFVKGMKYSEIEAMNYLPSFEIHQFGRNCFIYNDPTQEDIDAAQNGLKTCQKILKEGQYDIVVLDEINIAMYYNLFEIEEVLDMIRNRAEHVEVIITGRYAPDEIIEEADLVTEMKEIKHYYQHGVLAREGIEK encoded by the coding sequence TTGATTCTATATAATGGAAATACTAGAAAGGTTATCGATTTTAGCATATGTAGGAGGGATATAATGAAAAAAGGATATATTCATGTATATACTGGCAATGGAAAAGGAAAGACTACAGCAGCTTTAGGGTTATCTGTTAGAGCTGTATGTGCAGGAAAGAAAGTATATTTTGCTCAGTTTGTGAAGGGAATGAAGTATAGTGAAATAGAAGCAATGAATTATTTGCCAAGTTTTGAGATACATCAGTTCGGTAGAAATTGCTTTATATATAATGACCCTACACAGGAAGATATAGATGCCGCTCAGAATGGTCTTAAAACATGCCAGAAGATTTTAAAAGAGGGTCAATATGATATAGTGGTATTAGATGAGATTAATATAGCGATGTATTATAACCTCTTTGAAATAGAAGAAGTACTAGATATGATTAGAAATAGAGCAGAGCATGTAGAGGTTATAATTACTGGTAGATATGCCCCTGATGAAATAATAGAAGAAGCGGATTTAGTAACTGAAATGAAGGAGATAAAACATTATTATCAGCATGGGGTATTGGCTAGAGAAGGAATAGAGAAGTAG
- a CDS encoding sodium-dependent transporter, whose amino-acid sequence MVLIERDSFASKLGIIAAAAGSAIGLGNIWKFPYIVGENGGGAFLIVYLFCIAIIGLPVMLSEFLIGRKAQKNAIGAFKSIKPGSPWYLTGIAGVASAFIILSFYSVVAGWVFSYISRSVTGTLIKVAPDQLGGYFDGLISGVVEPIFWQFIVMFLTAFIIVRGIKEGIEKYSKILMPILLGLLVVLMIRSVTLEGASKGLEFLFKPDFSSLKATGVLEALGHAFFSLSLGMGTMITYGSYIKKDENLGTTALQVTIADTAIALMAGIVIFPAVFAYGFPTDSGPSLIFITLPAVFQSMPLGGFFQALFFILVGIASLTSTISILEVVVAFFTEEFNIPRKKATILIAGIIFIIGIPSALSFGALSEFKIFGKTYFDIFDFTASNVLLPLGGLLISLFVGWAWGIKQALKEATNEGTVRLPLSGAYGFITKYLAPVGISIILLYATGILSRIIEL is encoded by the coding sequence GTGGTTCTCATCGAAAGGGATAGTTTTGCATCAAAATTAGGTATTATTGCAGCAGCAGCAGGTTCGGCGATAGGTCTAGGAAACATATGGAAATTCCCATATATTGTCGGAGAAAATGGGGGAGGAGCATTTTTAATAGTTTACTTATTTTGTATCGCAATTATAGGGCTTCCGGTAATGTTATCTGAGTTTCTTATAGGTAGAAAAGCACAGAAAAATGCAATTGGAGCTTTTAAAAGCATTAAACCAGGCTCACCATGGTATCTTACAGGAATAGCAGGTGTTGCATCAGCATTTATTATTTTATCATTTTACTCAGTAGTTGCAGGTTGGGTTTTTTCTTATATATCAAGATCTGTGACAGGAACGTTAATTAAAGTTGCTCCAGACCAATTAGGAGGTTATTTTGATGGACTTATAAGTGGTGTTGTAGAGCCTATATTTTGGCAATTTATAGTTATGTTTTTAACTGCATTCATAATAGTTAGAGGTATTAAAGAGGGAATTGAAAAGTATAGTAAGATTTTAATGCCAATACTATTAGGACTTTTAGTAGTTCTAATGATACGTTCTGTAACATTAGAAGGAGCAAGTAAAGGGTTAGAATTTTTATTTAAACCTGATTTTAGTTCATTGAAAGCTACCGGAGTATTAGAAGCATTAGGTCATGCCTTTTTCTCATTAAGCTTAGGTATGGGTACCATGATAACATATGGTAGTTATATAAAGAAAGATGAAAATTTAGGCACAACTGCTTTACAAGTAACAATTGCTGATACAGCTATAGCATTAATGGCAGGAATAGTTATATTCCCCGCAGTATTTGCGTACGGATTTCCAACTGATTCAGGACCTTCACTGATATTTATTACATTACCAGCAGTATTTCAATCTATGCCATTAGGAGGATTTTTCCAAGCTTTATTTTTTATATTAGTAGGTATTGCTTCACTGACTTCTACAATTTCAATATTAGAGGTTGTAGTTGCATTCTTTACAGAAGAGTTTAATATACCTAGAAAGAAAGCTACTATATTAATTGCAGGAATTATTTTTATAATAGGAATACCTAGTGCACTATCATTTGGAGCATTGAGTGAGTTTAAAATATTTGGAAAGACATATTTTGATATATTTGATTTTACAGCTTCAAATGTATTACTACCTTTAGGTGGATTATTAATTTCCCTATTTGTAGGTTGGGCATGGGGTATTAAACAAGCCCTTAAAGAAGCTACAAATGAAGGAACAGTTAGACTTCCATTGTCGGGAGCATATGGATTTATCACTAAATATTTAGCTCCTGTAGGAATATCTATAATATTGCTTTATGCAACTGGAATTTTAAGTAGAATAATAGAATTATAA
- the ppsA gene encoding phosphoenolpyruvate synthase translates to MEKYKYIKWFNEIGKEDIPVVGGKGANLGELTIRGVNVPPGFCVTASAYRDFVKETKLEDKIIEVLKTINVDKAEDLQPKSFEIRSLIMKSDIPINIKEELKRAYEEFSQRLELDNLHVAVRSSATAEDLPEASFAGQQDTYLHISGVDEVIKHIKKCWASLWTARAIYYRENQGFEHNDVNLSVVVQKMVNSKVAGVMFTANPITNDTTEIMINASWGLGEAVVSGIVTPDEYIVSKDNSTIKEKNIAEKNTMIIKNRNDVGTLEVKVAEYLGMDKVNNQCLSNDEIINLTQNAISIERLYNSPQDIEWALDADTDQLYILQSRPITTLKGEKEEMSENKEEKLETLVRGLAAAPGINSGKVIKIKNIDEISRVKEGDVLVTVMTNPDMVPAMRKAAAVVTDEGGRTCHAAIVSRELGIPCIVGAKKATEVLKDEMIVTVDATRGVVYKGKVLQEEQNKEDTASMNNTVGISDELMNQLAPITGTKIYMNLGEPSIISKYKNLPFDGIGLMRTEFIFSNLVGAHPMYLLKKGEEKLFIEKMAEGITKVAQEIYPKPIVVRLSDFRTNEFRGLKGGEEVEPIENNPMIGWRGVSRYISSEYEEGFRLECRAIKKVREEYGLINVWVMLPFVRTTWELEKVKKIMESEGLYQSNNFKLWIMAEVPSVIFQAEEFAQLVDGFSIGSNDLTQLILGADRDSGILNSMGYFDERNPAVKKAIKTLIDAAHKHGKTVSICGQGPSLYPEFAEFLVEQGIDSMSINPDTVAYTRRLVAHVEQKLILKKLREIYW, encoded by the coding sequence ATGGAAAAATATAAATACATTAAATGGTTCAATGAAATAGGTAAAGAGGATATACCAGTAGTAGGTGGTAAAGGAGCAAATCTAGGTGAATTAACAATAAGAGGGGTTAATGTACCACCTGGATTTTGTGTTACAGCGTCTGCTTACAGGGATTTTGTTAAGGAAACAAAATTAGAAGACAAAATAATAGAAGTATTAAAAACTATAAATGTAGATAAGGCTGAGGATTTACAGCCTAAGAGTTTTGAAATAAGAAGTTTAATTATGAAATCTGACATACCAATTAATATAAAGGAAGAGTTAAAAAGAGCGTACGAAGAGTTTAGCCAAAGACTAGAGCTAGATAATCTCCACGTAGCTGTAAGAAGTTCAGCAACTGCAGAGGATTTACCGGAAGCGTCATTTGCTGGACAGCAAGATACTTATTTGCACATAAGTGGTGTAGACGAAGTAATTAAGCATATAAAGAAATGTTGGGCTTCATTATGGACAGCAAGGGCTATTTACTATAGAGAAAATCAAGGATTTGAGCATAATGATGTAAACTTAAGTGTAGTAGTTCAGAAGATGGTTAATAGCAAGGTAGCGGGAGTAATGTTTACAGCTAATCCAATTACGAATGATACTACAGAAATAATGATAAATGCAAGCTGGGGACTAGGTGAAGCAGTTGTATCAGGTATTGTGACTCCAGATGAATATATAGTAAGTAAAGATAACTCTACAATTAAAGAAAAGAATATAGCTGAAAAGAATACTATGATTATAAAAAATAGAAATGATGTCGGAACATTAGAAGTAAAAGTTGCAGAATATTTAGGAATGGATAAAGTTAATAACCAGTGTTTAAGTAATGATGAAATAATAAATTTAACACAAAACGCTATTTCAATAGAAAGATTATATAATTCACCACAAGATATAGAGTGGGCATTAGATGCAGACACAGACCAGTTATATATATTACAATCAAGACCAATTACTACACTAAAGGGGGAAAAAGAAGAAATGAGTGAAAATAAGGAAGAAAAACTAGAAACACTAGTGAGAGGATTAGCGGCAGCACCTGGAATTAACAGTGGAAAAGTTATTAAAATAAAAAATATCGATGAGATTTCTAGAGTTAAAGAAGGAGATGTATTAGTAACAGTAATGACTAATCCAGACATGGTTCCAGCAATGAGAAAGGCTGCTGCAGTTGTTACAGATGAAGGTGGAAGAACATGTCATGCTGCTATAGTGTCAAGAGAATTAGGAATTCCATGTATAGTAGGTGCAAAAAAAGCTACTGAAGTATTGAAGGATGAAATGATAGTAACAGTTGATGCTACAAGAGGGGTAGTATATAAAGGGAAGGTGTTGCAAGAAGAGCAAAATAAAGAGGATACTGCTTCAATGAATAATACTGTAGGAATTAGTGACGAGCTTATGAACCAGCTAGCTCCAATTACAGGAACTAAAATATACATGAACTTGGGAGAACCTTCAATCATAAGTAAATACAAAAACCTTCCATTTGATGGTATCGGTTTAATGAGAACAGAGTTTATATTTAGTAATTTAGTAGGAGCACATCCTATGTACTTGCTTAAGAAAGGTGAAGAAAAATTATTTATAGAAAAAATGGCAGAGGGAATTACTAAGGTAGCTCAAGAGATATATCCAAAGCCTATAGTCGTGAGATTAAGTGACTTTAGGACTAATGAATTTAGGGGATTAAAAGGTGGAGAAGAAGTTGAGCCAATAGAAAACAATCCTATGATAGGTTGGAGAGGTGTATCAAGATATATTTCATCAGAGTATGAAGAAGGATTTAGACTTGAATGTAGAGCGATTAAAAAAGTAAGGGAAGAATACGGACTTATTAATGTTTGGGTTATGTTACCATTTGTAAGAACAACTTGGGAATTAGAAAAAGTTAAGAAAATAATGGAGTCAGAAGGATTATATCAAAGTAATAACTTTAAATTATGGATTATGGCAGAAGTACCATCTGTAATATTCCAAGCTGAAGAGTTTGCTCAATTGGTAGATGGCTTTAGTATAGGTAGTAATGATTTAACACAACTTATACTAGGTGCAGATAGAGACTCAGGAATACTAAATAGTATGGGATATTTCGATGAGAGAAATCCAGCTGTTAAAAAAGCAATAAAAACATTAATAGATGCGGCACATAAACATGGGAAAACAGTATCAATATGTGGTCAAGGTCCATCGTTATATCCTGAATTTGCAGAGTTTTTAGTTGAGCAGGGAATAGATAGTATGAGTATAAATCCAGATACTGTAGCTTATACAAGAAGATTAGTAGCTCATGTTGAGCAAAAGCTAATATTAAAAAAGCTTAGAGAAATATATTGGTAA